The Vicinamibacterales bacterium genome has a segment encoding these proteins:
- a CDS encoding cobalamin-binding protein, with product MSYPNRIVCLTEETTETLYLLGEGDRVVGVSGYTVRPPEARQKPKVSSFLHARYEKIEALNPDLILAFSDLQAGITTDLVKRGYPVFTFNQRSVAEILQMIRVLGGIVGVPDKAEALANRLTQGLDEIRERAAALPWRPRVFFEEWYDPLISGIRWVEELVRVAGGDPIFPELDKASLAKDRIVLGEAVIARAPDVIIGSWCGKPVRPAKIAARPGWSEIPAVKHSRIHEVKSTYILQPGPAALTEGVRQLHEIIRIAAIS from the coding sequence ATGTCCTACCCGAATAGAATCGTCTGCCTCACGGAGGAAACCACCGAGACGCTCTACCTGCTCGGCGAGGGTGACCGTGTGGTCGGCGTCTCCGGCTACACGGTACGCCCGCCAGAGGCACGGCAGAAGCCAAAGGTGTCGTCGTTCCTGCACGCACGCTACGAGAAGATCGAAGCGCTGAATCCGGACCTGATTCTCGCTTTCTCCGATCTGCAGGCCGGCATCACCACCGACCTGGTGAAGCGCGGCTATCCCGTCTTCACCTTCAACCAGCGCAGCGTCGCGGAGATCCTCCAGATGATCCGCGTGCTCGGCGGCATTGTCGGCGTGCCGGACAAGGCCGAAGCGCTGGCGAACCGGCTAACCCAGGGCCTCGACGAGATCCGCGAGCGCGCCGCCGCCCTGCCGTGGCGGCCCAGGGTGTTCTTCGAGGAATGGTACGACCCGCTGATCAGCGGCATTCGCTGGGTCGAGGAGCTCGTGCGAGTTGCCGGCGGTGATCCGATCTTTCCCGAACTGGACAAGGCCAGCCTCGCGAAGGACCGCATCGTGTTGGGCGAGGCGGTCATCGCACGCGCTCCCGATGTGATCATCGGCTCCTGGTGCGGCAAGCCGGTGCGGCCCGCGAAGATCGCGGCCCGCCCCGGTTGGAGCGAGATTCCCGCCGTCAAGCACAGCCGCATTCACGAGGTGAAGTCCACCTACATCCTGCAGCCGGGCCCGGCGGCGCTCACCGAGGGCGTGCGGCAACTCCACGAGATTATTCGGATTGCCGCCATCTCGTGA
- a CDS encoding Tex family protein, translating into MKSITQLIAEELHVRVPQVEAAVALLDDKATVPFIARYRKEATGGLDDTQLRALEERLGYLRELEERRAAILKSIDEQGKLTPELAASIRDAVTKARLEDLYLPYKVKRRTKAQIAREAGLEPLALALWHDPALSPEAAAAAYVDGDKGVADAAAALEGARWILMETFAEDAELVGGLRTLLWERGEWKSTVAPGKEAEGVKYSDYFSATEQIKTVPSHRVLALLRGRKEGFLRLSVGLPDEGGDGPTEPERRIAGRANIEHRGRAADNWLADTVRWTWKVKLLSHLEVDAETRLREQAEVEAIKVFGRNLHDLLLAAPAGQRVTMGLDPGIRTGVKIAVVDGTGKVLDTATIYPHEPRKDWAGSLRTLGQLAAKHGVQLISIGNGTASRETDKLAADLMKAHPELPLTKVMVSEAGASVYSASELAAKEFPDLDVSLRGAVSIARRLQDPLAELVRIDPKAIGVGQYQHDVSPFQLGKTLNAVVEDCVNAVGADLNTASVPLLARISGLTDSLAGNIVAFRDANGPFRNRKQLLKVPRVGERTFQQAAGFLRVMNGDNPLDASAVHPEAYPVVERIAARTGLAVGELIGKSPVIRTLKPEDFADAQFGVPTVKDILAELDKPNRDPRPEFKTAAFKDGVQDLRDLVPGMVLEGVVTNVANFGAFVDIGVHQDGLVHVSQLADRFVKDPREVVKAGDIVKVRVVEVDAERKRIALTMKSGVVTPGAKPAGRLGGPAQGPRPAAPPRPAATPNTAFGAAFAKLSQK; encoded by the coding sequence ATGAAATCGATCACACAACTGATTGCCGAAGAACTGCACGTCCGCGTGCCCCAGGTGGAGGCGGCGGTCGCGCTCCTCGATGACAAGGCCACGGTGCCGTTCATCGCGCGTTACCGCAAGGAGGCGACCGGCGGGCTGGACGACACCCAGTTGCGCGCGCTCGAAGAGCGGCTCGGCTACCTGCGCGAGCTGGAAGAGCGCCGCGCCGCGATCCTGAAGAGCATTGACGAGCAGGGCAAGCTCACGCCTGAACTGGCCGCGTCCATCCGCGACGCCGTCACCAAGGCCCGCCTCGAAGACCTCTACCTGCCCTACAAGGTGAAACGCCGGACCAAGGCGCAGATCGCGCGCGAGGCCGGGCTCGAGCCGCTGGCGCTGGCGCTCTGGCACGACCCGGCGCTCAGCCCTGAAGCCGCCGCCGCGGCATACGTTGACGGCGACAAGGGTGTCGCCGACGCCGCCGCGGCGCTCGAGGGCGCGCGCTGGATCCTGATGGAGACCTTCGCCGAGGATGCCGAGCTGGTCGGCGGCCTCCGCACGCTGCTGTGGGAGCGCGGCGAATGGAAATCCACGGTGGCGCCAGGCAAGGAGGCCGAGGGCGTCAAGTACTCGGATTACTTCAGCGCCACCGAGCAGATCAAGACCGTGCCGTCGCATCGCGTCCTCGCGCTGCTGCGCGGACGCAAGGAAGGGTTCCTGCGCCTCTCGGTCGGCCTGCCGGACGAGGGCGGCGACGGCCCCACCGAGCCCGAGCGCCGCATCGCCGGCCGCGCGAACATCGAGCACAGGGGCCGCGCCGCCGACAACTGGCTGGCCGACACCGTTCGCTGGACATGGAAGGTCAAGTTGCTCTCGCATCTCGAGGTAGACGCCGAAACGCGCCTCCGCGAGCAAGCCGAGGTCGAGGCCATCAAGGTGTTCGGCCGCAACCTGCACGACCTGCTGCTCGCCGCGCCTGCCGGTCAGCGTGTGACGATGGGCCTGGATCCAGGGATTCGCACCGGCGTGAAGATCGCCGTGGTGGATGGCACCGGCAAGGTGCTCGACACCGCGACGATCTATCCGCACGAGCCGCGCAAGGACTGGGCCGGCTCGCTGCGGACGCTGGGTCAACTCGCCGCGAAGCACGGCGTGCAGCTCATCTCGATCGGCAACGGCACCGCCTCGCGCGAAACCGACAAGCTCGCCGCCGACCTGATGAAGGCACACCCCGAGCTGCCGCTGACCAAGGTGATGGTGTCGGAGGCCGGCGCCTCGGTCTACTCGGCGTCGGAGCTGGCGGCGAAGGAGTTCCCGGACCTCGACGTCTCACTCCGCGGCGCCGTCTCGATTGCGCGCCGGCTGCAGGACCCGCTGGCCGAACTGGTGCGGATCGATCCGAAGGCCATTGGCGTGGGCCAGTATCAGCACGACGTCAGCCCGTTCCAGCTCGGCAAGACGCTCAATGCGGTGGTCGAGGACTGCGTCAACGCGGTGGGCGCCGACCTCAACACTGCCTCGGTGCCATTGCTCGCGCGCATCTCCGGTCTCACCGACTCACTGGCCGGCAACATCGTCGCCTTCCGTGATGCGAATGGTCCGTTCCGAAACCGGAAGCAGTTGTTGAAGGTGCCGCGCGTCGGCGAGCGCACGTTCCAGCAGGCGGCGGGCTTCCTGCGCGTCATGAACGGCGACAACCCGCTCGACGCGTCGGCAGTGCATCCCGAGGCCTATCCGGTGGTCGAGCGCATCGCGGCGCGAACCGGCCTGGCGGTCGGGGAACTAATCGGCAAGTCGCCGGTGATCCGCACGCTGAAGCCGGAAGACTTCGCCGACGCGCAATTCGGCGTGCCCACCGTCAAGGACATCCTCGCCGAACTGGACAAGCCGAACCGCGATCCCCGTCCCGAGTTCAAGACCGCCGCGTTCAAGGACGGGGTCCAGGACCTGCGCGACCTCGTGCCGGGCATGGTGCTGGAAGGCGTGGTGACCAACGTCGCCAACTTCGGGGCGTTCGTGGACATCGGCGTGCACCAGGATGGCCTCGTCCACGTGTCGCAACTCGCGGATCGGTTCGTGAAGGATCCGCGCGAGGTCGTCAAGGCTGGCGACATCGTCAAGGTGCGCGTCGTCGAGGTGGATGCGGAGCGCAAGCGCATTGCGCTGACCATGAAAAGCGGCGTGGTGACGCCTGGTGCGAAGCCCGCGGGCAGGCTAGGCGGGCCGGCGCAGGGCCCTCGGCCCGCGGCCCCACCACGCCCGGCCGCTACGCCCAACACCGCGTTTGGCGCGGCCTTCGCGAAGCTCTCGCAAAAGTAG
- a CDS encoding peptidylprolyl isomerase, with amino-acid sequence MNRISPSLVRRPHTTLLVTLMLAGLVGACRSTPGAAPPVTADTWAVVDGRTITREEVEKAYRRAAQAQVPSDDEVLTAKLSLLNDLILQDILVAKARELKIELPDTELDAAYADARKNIPEEGFQQELAKRNLTPADMREGLRRDLLTQKLIEREVNAKVTVGDQDVTAFFNANKAQFNRPEDAYHIAQIAITPIRDAEIANRTGDDAKTPQEANAKAQMIMERLKSGTTFGDLAADFSEDPQTAPRGGDLGFVPASALQQAPPPLRDAVLKLAPGSASVVSMGGGHTIVLLVARDTAGQKDPSMPAVRDGIVNTLKGRKEQLLRAAYIGAIRNDAVVVNHLAKRVLEAKGVMPSLSPAAPGTAPKS; translated from the coding sequence ATGAATCGCATCTCACCGTCGCTGGTCCGCCGTCCCCACACCACCCTGCTGGTCACGCTCATGCTGGCCGGCCTTGTCGGCGCGTGCCGGTCCACACCAGGCGCCGCGCCGCCGGTGACCGCGGACACCTGGGCGGTGGTCGATGGCCGGACGATCACGCGGGAGGAAGTCGAAAAGGCCTACCGCCGCGCCGCACAGGCCCAGGTGCCGTCGGACGACGAAGTGCTCACCGCCAAGCTGAGCCTCCTCAACGATCTCATCCTCCAGGACATCCTGGTGGCCAAGGCGCGCGAGCTGAAGATCGAGCTGCCCGACACCGAACTGGACGCCGCCTACGCCGATGCCCGCAAGAACATCCCGGAAGAGGGCTTCCAGCAGGAACTGGCCAAGCGGAACCTCACGCCGGCCGACATGCGCGAGGGACTGCGCCGCGACCTGCTCACGCAGAAGTTGATCGAGCGCGAGGTCAACGCCAAGGTCACCGTCGGCGACCAGGACGTCACCGCCTTCTTCAACGCCAACAAGGCGCAGTTCAACCGCCCCGAGGACGCGTACCACATCGCGCAGATCGCGATCACGCCGATCCGCGACGCCGAGATCGCCAACCGGACCGGTGACGACGCCAAGACCCCGCAGGAGGCGAACGCCAAGGCGCAGATGATCATGGAGCGCCTGAAGTCGGGCACCACCTTCGGCGATCTCGCCGCGGATTTCTCCGAGGACCCGCAGACGGCGCCGCGCGGCGGCGACCTCGGCTTCGTGCCGGCGTCGGCGCTCCAGCAGGCCCCGCCGCCACTGCGGGACGCGGTGCTCAAGCTGGCACCAGGCTCGGCGAGCGTGGTGAGCATGGGCGGCGGCCACACCATCGTGCTGCTCGTCGCGCGCGATACCGCCGGCCAGAAGGACCCGAGCATGCCCGCGGTGCGTGACGGCATCGTCAACACGCTGAAGGGCCGCAAGGAACAACTCCTGCGCGCCGCCTACATCGGCGCCATCCGCAACGACGCCGTGGTGGTCAACCACCTCGCGAAGCGCGTGCTCGAGGCGAAGGGCGTGATGCCGAGCCTGTCGCCGGCCGCGCCCGGCACCGCTCCGAAGAGCTGA
- a CDS encoding DUF4333 domain-containing protein, whose protein sequence is MKTLMFAGQMVLVCALAACTRTLNMDAAKTAIRTGLAEQTGIAISAVTCPETRDIKAGDSFQCTATAETGGDLAVTVTQKDDAGNITWTLASSANLIDLAALETEIKTGLKAQLAVDAQVSCGGGKYRVAVPTKTFECTAKSGDSQAPIIVTMKDDKGNISWESGPAK, encoded by the coding sequence ATGAAAACGCTAATGTTCGCAGGGCAGATGGTTCTGGTGTGCGCGCTCGCCGCGTGCACCAGAACACTGAATATGGACGCCGCCAAGACGGCGATCCGCACGGGGCTGGCGGAGCAGACCGGTATCGCGATTTCGGCGGTGACGTGTCCGGAGACCCGGGACATCAAGGCCGGCGACAGCTTTCAGTGCACGGCCACCGCCGAGACCGGCGGCGATCTCGCGGTCACGGTGACGCAGAAAGACGACGCCGGCAACATCACCTGGACGCTGGCCAGCAGCGCGAACTTGATCGACCTGGCGGCGCTCGAAACCGAGATCAAGACCGGCCTGAAGGCGCAACTCGCGGTTGACGCTCAGGTCAGCTGCGGCGGCGGCAAGTACCGCGTCGCGGTGCCGACGAAGACCTTCGAGTGCACCGCCAAGTCAGGCGACAGCCAGGCGCCCATCATCGTCACGATGAAGGACGACAAGGGGAACATCTCCTGGGAGTCGGGACCGGCGAAGTAG
- a CDS encoding tryptophanase, with protein sequence MNPKTIIEPFRIKSVEAIKFTTRAEREVALAGAGYNVFGLRAEDVLIDLLTDSGTGAMSSAQWGALMQGDESYAGSRSFYRFEQVVRDLTGLAHIIPTHQGRAAERILFHTVLKPGQIVPNNNHFDTTRANIEVEEAEARDLVIPEGRVPALIHPFKGNIDLGALERLLDEDGDRVPLVMVTVTNNSGGGQPVSLENLRGVRVLCDRYRKPFFLDACRFAENAWFIKTREAGQAERTPKAIAQEMFSLADGCTMSAKKDGLANIGGFLAMNDDRWAENARNLLILTEGFPTYGGLAGYDLEAIATGLEEVVEEPYLHYRIRSTEYLADKLVAANVPIIRPAGGHAIYIDARALLPAIAPLAYPGIALVNALYLEAGVRSVEIGTVMFGLHPDGSETPAAMDLVRLAIPRRVYTQSHIDYVAECMLEVARTKDRLRGYRIVSAPKALRHFTARFEPLG encoded by the coding sequence ATGAACCCCAAGACCATCATCGAGCCGTTCCGCATCAAGTCGGTCGAAGCAATCAAGTTCACGACCAGGGCCGAGCGCGAGGTGGCGTTGGCAGGGGCCGGCTACAACGTGTTTGGGCTGCGCGCCGAAGACGTGCTGATCGACCTGCTCACCGACTCGGGGACCGGCGCCATGTCCTCCGCCCAGTGGGGCGCGCTGATGCAGGGCGACGAGTCATACGCCGGCAGCCGCTCGTTCTATCGGTTCGAGCAGGTCGTGCGCGACCTCACCGGCCTGGCGCACATCATCCCGACCCACCAGGGACGCGCCGCCGAGCGCATCCTGTTCCATACCGTCCTGAAGCCCGGCCAGATCGTCCCGAACAACAACCACTTCGACACGACCAGGGCCAACATCGAGGTCGAGGAGGCGGAGGCGCGAGACCTGGTGATCCCGGAGGGCCGCGTCCCCGCGCTGATCCACCCGTTCAAGGGCAACATCGACCTGGGCGCGCTGGAGCGGCTGCTCGACGAGGACGGCGACCGCGTCCCGCTCGTGATGGTGACGGTGACCAACAACTCCGGCGGCGGCCAGCCGGTCTCGCTCGAGAACCTGCGCGGCGTCCGGGTGCTGTGCGACCGTTACCGGAAGCCGTTCTTCCTCGACGCGTGCCGGTTCGCGGAGAACGCGTGGTTCATCAAGACGCGCGAGGCGGGCCAGGCCGAACGAACGCCAAAGGCCATCGCGCAGGAGATGTTCTCGCTCGCCGACGGCTGCACGATGTCGGCCAAGAAGGACGGCCTCGCGAACATCGGCGGCTTCCTGGCCATGAACGACGACCGCTGGGCCGAAAACGCCAGGAACCTGCTGATCCTCACCGAGGGATTCCCCACCTACGGCGGGCTCGCGGGCTACGACCTCGAGGCGATCGCCACCGGCCTCGAGGAGGTCGTCGAGGAGCCGTATCTGCACTACCGCATCCGCTCCACCGAGTACCTCGCCGACAAGCTGGTGGCGGCCAACGTGCCGATCATCCGGCCCGCCGGTGGGCACGCAATCTACATCGACGCCCGCGCGCTGCTGCCGGCGATTGCGCCGCTTGCCTACCCGGGCATCGCCCTCGTCAACGCCCTCTATCTCGAAGCCGGGGTGCGGAGCGTCGAAATTGGAACGGTCATGTTCGGCCTGCACCCGGACGGGTCGGAGACGCCCGCGGCGATGGACCTGGTGAGGCTGGCGATTCCCAGGCGCGTGTACACGCAGTCACACATCGACTACGTGGCCGAATGCATGCTGGAGGTGGCGCGCACGAAGGATCGCCTTCGTGGCTATCGAATCGTCTCGGCGCCCAAGGCGCTGAGGCACTTCACGGCCAGGTTCGAGCCGCTCGGATGA
- a CDS encoding OB-fold nucleic acid binding domain-containing protein: MATKPHELRIRPLGTLAVLVVLGAAACASVTINKVLADPGRYRNQDVTVSGEVTDSFSVLSRGAYRLKDGSGQLWVVSEHGVPRNGARVVVKGKIREGYNLSGLGDRLPAGLGSGLVLVESSHKAR; encoded by the coding sequence ATGGCTACCAAACCTCACGAACTACGGATCCGTCCGCTCGGCACGCTGGCGGTGCTGGTGGTGCTGGGCGCAGCCGCCTGCGCCTCGGTCACGATCAACAAGGTGCTCGCCGACCCGGGGCGCTATCGCAACCAGGACGTAACCGTGTCGGGCGAAGTCACCGACAGCTTCTCGGTCTTGTCTCGTGGCGCCTATCGGCTCAAGGACGGCTCCGGGCAGCTCTGGGTCGTCTCCGAGCACGGCGTTCCGCGCAACGGCGCGCGGGTCGTGGTCAAAGGGAAGATTCGCGAAGGCTACAACCTGAGTGGGTTGGGCGACCGGCTGCCGGCGGGACTAGGCTCCGGCCTCGTGCTCGTGGAGTCGTCTCACAAGGCCAGGTGA
- a CDS encoding aspartate aminotransferase family protein, translating to MAHSRPGLDADRAHLLHPLHHPSAYPQARIWVEGRGAVIKDSTGREYLDGLAGLWNVTIGHGREALAAAAHDQMATLAYCSSYAGSTNYPAIALAERLSEIAYPSINTFFFTSGGAEATESSFKTARFYWKARGKADKTKVISRHRAYHGLTLAAMSATGLPAFWPMFEPRVPGFFHIDAPDPYRFVNPDPATSLGVAAANQLEAAILREGPDTVAAFIAEPVQGAGGVIVPPPDYFPRIREICNRHDVLLIADEVITGFGRTGKWFGLEHYGIEPDIMQFAKGITSGYVPLGGIGVSDAIREVINGVAPAKRWMHAYTYSGHPTCCAVALKNLEIMHDEQLVERAARLGVQLAERLQRLTGLDGVGHVRSLGLIGAVEIVADQATKALYPPEAQMASRLTDAMLERGLLTRVALDCICIAPPLVISEAQLDRVVEIIADAVPAALAAARS from the coding sequence ATGGCCCATTCGCGACCCGGACTCGACGCTGACCGCGCCCATCTTCTGCATCCACTTCACCATCCGTCAGCCTATCCGCAGGCCAGAATCTGGGTCGAAGGGCGCGGCGCGGTGATCAAGGACTCCACCGGCCGCGAGTATCTGGACGGCCTCGCGGGGCTCTGGAACGTGACCATCGGCCACGGCCGCGAGGCACTGGCTGCTGCCGCGCACGATCAGATGGCGACGCTGGCCTACTGCTCGTCGTACGCGGGCTCGACCAACTACCCGGCCATCGCCCTGGCCGAGCGCCTCAGTGAGATCGCCTACCCGTCGATCAACACGTTCTTCTTCACCAGCGGCGGCGCTGAGGCGACGGAAAGTTCTTTTAAGACGGCGCGGTTCTACTGGAAAGCGCGTGGCAAGGCGGACAAGACGAAGGTCATCTCGCGTCATCGCGCCTACCACGGCCTCACGCTGGCGGCGATGAGCGCGACCGGCCTGCCCGCGTTCTGGCCGATGTTCGAGCCGCGGGTGCCCGGCTTCTTCCACATCGACGCGCCCGATCCGTACCGCTTCGTCAATCCCGACCCGGCGACCAGCCTCGGTGTGGCCGCGGCCAACCAGCTCGAAGCCGCGATTCTCCGCGAGGGCCCCGACACGGTCGCCGCCTTCATCGCCGAGCCGGTGCAGGGCGCCGGCGGCGTGATCGTGCCGCCGCCGGATTATTTCCCCCGCATCCGGGAGATCTGCAATCGTCATGACGTGCTGCTGATTGCCGACGAGGTGATCACGGGCTTCGGGCGAACGGGCAAGTGGTTCGGGCTCGAGCATTACGGCATCGAGCCGGACATCATGCAGTTTGCCAAGGGCATCACCAGCGGCTACGTGCCGCTCGGCGGCATTGGCGTGTCCGACGCCATTCGCGAAGTGATCAACGGCGTCGCGCCGGCCAAGCGCTGGATGCACGCGTATACCTACTCGGGACATCCCACCTGCTGTGCTGTCGCGCTCAAGAACCTCGAAATCATGCACGACGAACAACTGGTCGAACGGGCGGCGCGGTTGGGTGTGCAGCTGGCCGAACGGCTGCAGCGTCTTACCGGTCTCGACGGGGTCGGCCACGTGCGGTCGCTTGGCCTGATCGGTGCGGTCGAGATCGTCGCCGACCAGGCCACCAAGGCGCTCTATCCGCCGGAGGCGCAGATGGCGTCGCGGCTCACCGACGCGATGCTGGAGCGCGGGCTGCTCACGCGCGTGGCCCTGGACTGCATCTGCATCGCGCCGCCGCTGGTGATCAGCGAGGCGCAGCTGGACCGGGTGGTCGAGATCATCGCCGACGCGGTTCCTGCCGCGCTCGCGGCCGCAAGGAGTTGA
- a CDS encoding DUF59 domain-containing protein, whose product MTTGGLPEDSAANEISQSTAAITADPAKTDELAPKVIEALKTVYDPEIPINIFEMGLIYDVIVDAAGLVGVKMTLTAPACPAAQSLPVEVRDRTLKVEGVTDAKVEIVWDPPWTKDRMSDAAKLQLGML is encoded by the coding sequence ATGACCACCGGCGGACTGCCTGAAGACAGCGCCGCCAATGAGATCAGCCAATCGACGGCGGCCATCACCGCCGACCCGGCGAAGACGGACGAGCTCGCCCCGAAAGTGATCGAGGCGCTCAAGACCGTCTACGATCCGGAAATTCCCATCAACATCTTCGAGATGGGGCTGATCTACGACGTGATCGTCGACGCGGCCGGGTTGGTCGGCGTCAAGATGACCCTGACCGCTCCCGCCTGCCCCGCCGCGCAGTCGCTGCCCGTCGAGGTCCGCGACAGGACCCTCAAGGTCGAAGGCGTGACCGACGCCAAGGTCGAGATTGTCTGGGACCCGCCCTGGACGAAGGACCGCATGTCGGATGCGGCGAAGCTTCAGTTGGGGATGCTCTGA
- a CDS encoding SUF system NifU family Fe-S cluster assembly protein yields the protein MSEVNELYQEVILDHNRRPHNFRVIEGATTTQEGYNPLCGDRLTLYVAMDGSVIKDVAFQGSGCAISKASASLMTDALKGKTVEQARELFDQFHAMITSDHAGPTADLGKLSVLAGVREFPARIKCASLAWHTMKAAVAHETDAPVSTE from the coding sequence ATGTCAGAAGTCAACGAGCTGTATCAAGAGGTCATCCTCGACCACAACCGCCGCCCGCACAACTTCCGCGTGATCGAGGGCGCGACGACGACCCAGGAAGGCTACAACCCGCTGTGCGGGGATCGGCTGACGCTGTACGTGGCGATGGACGGCAGCGTGATCAAGGACGTGGCGTTCCAGGGGTCTGGCTGCGCCATCTCCAAGGCCTCGGCGTCGCTGATGACCGATGCGCTGAAGGGCAAGACCGTCGAGCAGGCGCGCGAGCTGTTCGACCAGTTTCACGCCATGATCACGTCGGACCATGCCGGTCCGACGGCGGACCTGGGCAAGCTGTCGGTGCTCGCGGGCGTGCGCGAGTTCCCCGCGCGCATCAAGTGCGCGAGCCTGGCCTGGCACACCATGAAAGCGGCGGTCGCCCACGAAACCGACGCGCCGGTCTCAACCGAATGA
- a CDS encoding cysteine desulfurase, with protein MATGISSVAAHLRQGFGGQAAFDVAKIRADFPILTERVHGKPLVYLDSANTSQKPEAVLKAMDDYYRHANANIHRATHLLSERATALYEGGRAKAAKFLNATDPHTIVLTKGTTDGINLVAQSYGRSTLKPGDEILLTWLEHHSNIVPWQMVAEQTGAVITVVPINEAGEIDQVQFAELLSDRTKIVAVGHVSNALGTINPIRAMIAQAHAAGAVVLVDGAQAAPHLVIDVQALDCDFYVLSSHKMYGPTGTGVLYGRAQLLEAMPPYQGGGDMIASVTFEKTIYNQVPYKFEAGTPNMAGVVGLGAAVDYLAAIDRDAALAHEDALLAYATGQVRQIPGVRIIGEARDKTGVLSFTLDGVHPHDAGTILDQQGVAVRTGQHCAQPVMDRYCIPATIRASLGIYNTRADIDALVRGIDKVREVFA; from the coding sequence ATGGCGACCGGCATCAGCAGCGTGGCGGCCCACCTTCGCCAAGGCTTCGGCGGGCAGGCGGCGTTCGACGTCGCGAAGATTCGGGCCGACTTCCCGATCCTCACCGAGCGGGTGCACGGCAAGCCGCTGGTGTATCTCGATAGCGCCAACACCAGCCAGAAGCCCGAAGCGGTGCTGAAGGCGATGGACGACTACTATCGCCACGCCAACGCCAACATCCATCGCGCCACGCACCTGCTGAGCGAACGCGCCACGGCGTTGTACGAGGGCGGCCGCGCCAAGGCGGCGAAATTCCTCAACGCGACCGACCCGCACACCATTGTGCTGACCAAGGGCACCACCGACGGCATCAACCTGGTGGCGCAGAGCTACGGCCGGTCGACGCTGAAGCCGGGCGACGAGATCCTGCTGACGTGGCTCGAGCACCACTCGAACATCGTGCCGTGGCAGATGGTGGCCGAGCAGACCGGCGCAGTCATCACGGTGGTGCCGATCAACGAGGCGGGTGAGATCGACCAGGTCCAGTTCGCGGAGCTGCTGTCGGACCGCACCAAGATTGTCGCGGTCGGCCACGTCTCGAACGCGTTGGGCACGATCAATCCGATCAGGGCGATGATCGCCCAGGCGCACGCGGCCGGCGCGGTCGTGCTGGTGGATGGCGCCCAGGCCGCGCCGCACCTGGTGATTGACGTGCAGGCGCTCGACTGCGACTTCTACGTGCTCTCGAGCCACAAGATGTACGGGCCCACGGGCACCGGCGTCCTCTACGGCCGCGCCCAGTTGCTGGAGGCGATGCCGCCTTATCAGGGTGGCGGCGACATGATCGCGTCGGTCACCTTCGAAAAGACGATCTACAACCAGGTGCCGTACAAGTTCGAGGCCGGCACGCCCAACATGGCGGGCGTGGTCGGGCTTGGCGCCGCGGTGGATTACCTGGCGGCGATCGATCGGGACGCCGCCCTCGCGCACGAAGACGCGTTGCTGGCTTACGCCACCGGCCAGGTGCGGCAGATTCCGGGCGTGCGGATCATCGGCGAGGCCCGTGACAAGACCGGCGTGCTGTCGTTCACGCTCGACGGCGTGCATCCGCACGACGCCGGCACCATCCTGGATCAGCAGGGTGTGGCGGTGCGCACCGGCCAGCACTGCGCGCAGCCGGTGATGGACCGCTACTGCATTCCGGCCACCATTCGCGCCTCGCTGGGCATTTACAACACGCGCGCGGACATCGACGCCCTCGTGCGCGGCATCGACAAGGTGCGGGAAGTGTTTGCCTGA